In a single window of the Streptomyces sp. HUAS ZL42 genome:
- a CDS encoding carbohydrate ABC transporter permease, producing the protein MSTATTHKVAQPASAKVSKDRPRRGLRASSTFNFWLFTGPFLIGLVIFVFVPIGWSIYLSFFEARFTVTPSDFVGFDNYKQILTDTDFRNSLVTFTVFAAFIVPATWALSLGLALLVNQLRFMRAFFRSVFFLPTACSYVAAALIWKMSIFNGVRFGLANTVLSWFGVDNVAWLANPDPPWYWLVIVTVRLWLQSGFYMILFLAALQNIPRELYEAAAIDGAKQGWQTFRYITLPQLRATSTAVILLLLIAAYQAFDEFFNLLGKATWGQPPLVELYKMALGENQNYGAGSAGAVVLTLLICIVTLFQGKIMGFGRGEESK; encoded by the coding sequence ATGTCGACCGCCACCACCCACAAGGTCGCCCAGCCCGCCTCGGCCAAGGTCTCCAAGGACCGGCCGCGGCGGGGCCTGCGGGCGAGCAGCACCTTCAACTTCTGGCTCTTCACCGGTCCGTTCCTGATCGGCCTGGTGATCTTCGTCTTCGTGCCCATCGGCTGGAGCATCTATCTCAGCTTCTTCGAGGCACGCTTCACGGTCACGCCGAGCGATTTCGTCGGCTTCGACAACTACAAACAGATCCTCACCGACACCGACTTCCGGAACTCGCTGGTCACGTTCACCGTGTTCGCCGCGTTCATCGTGCCGGCCACCTGGGCGCTCTCGCTGGGCCTGGCGCTGCTGGTGAACCAGCTGCGGTTCATGCGGGCGTTCTTCCGGTCGGTGTTCTTCCTGCCGACCGCGTGCAGCTACGTCGCCGCGGCGCTGATCTGGAAGATGTCCATCTTCAACGGCGTCCGCTTCGGCCTCGCCAACACCGTCCTCAGCTGGTTCGGCGTCGACAACGTCGCCTGGCTGGCCAACCCCGACCCGCCGTGGTACTGGCTGGTCATCGTGACCGTCCGGCTGTGGCTGCAGTCGGGCTTCTACATGATCCTGTTCCTCGCGGCGCTGCAGAACATCCCGCGGGAGCTGTACGAGGCCGCCGCGATCGACGGAGCCAAGCAGGGCTGGCAGACCTTCCGGTACATCACGCTGCCCCAGCTGCGGGCGACCTCGACCGCGGTGATCCTGCTCCTGCTCATCGCCGCCTACCAGGCCTTCGACGAGTTCTTCAACCTGCTGGGCAAGGCGACCTGGGGCCAGCCGCCGCTGGTCGAGCTGTACAAGATGGCCCTGGGCGAGAACCAGAACTACGGCGCGGGCAGCGCGGGCGCGGTCGTCCTGACCCTGCTCATCTGCATCGTGACCCTGTTCCAGGGCAAGATCATGGGCTTTGGAAGGGGTGAGGAGTCCAAGTGA